A window of the Hypomesus transpacificus isolate Combined female chromosome 8, fHypTra1, whole genome shotgun sequence genome harbors these coding sequences:
- the lrrc30a gene encoding leucine-rich repeat-containing protein 30a: MGAKKSKELSSSEEEKRRQQAKRSAGREDSLTSAERIRRYTVRQFGYAALSLARRGLKEPPEELWELVELQKLNLSLNSLRLLPPSMALLSGLVVLNLWGNQLTALPPEIGSLQQLRVLFVYRNRLTEVPEELGNCNKLEVLSLANNQLTGLPSSLSSLTSLRKLNLSHNLIQHIPGCVYNMKALVFLHLACNRLENMAESIQGLVQLKILIVEGNSLNALPKALCCLVQLELLNLDFNQLKDVPQEMHQLFRLERLACHPLDKGLHILHNPLLKPIKEVLEGGLSALYNYLRAT, from the exons ATGGGGGCCAAGAAGTCAAAGGAGCTTTCTTCgtcggaagaggagaagaggaggcaaCAGGCGAAGAGGAGCGCCGGTCGGGAGGACAGCCTGACCTCGGCCGAGAGGATCCGCCGGTACACGGTGCGCCAGTTCGGCTACGCGGCACTTAGCTTGGCTCGCCGCGGCCTCAAAGAGCCCCCCGAGGAACTCTGGGAACTGGTGGAGCTGCAGAAGCTGAACCTTTCCCTCAACAGCCTgcgcctcctgcccccctccatggCCCTCCTCTCAGGCCTGGTGGTGCTCAACCTGTGGGGGAACCAGCTGACGGCGTTGCCCCCGGAGATAGGCTCACTGCAACAACTCCGGGTTCTGTTTGTCTATCGGAACAGGCTGACGGAGGTACCGGAGGAGCTGGGGAACTGCAACAAGCTGGAG GTGCTCAGTCTGGCTAATAACCAGCTGACCGGCCTGCCTTCATCTCTGTCCAGCCTGACCAGCCTGAGGAAGTTGAATCTGAGCCACAACCTCATCCAGCACATTCCAGGCTGTGTCTACAACATGAAGGCTCTG GTGTTCCTCCACCTGGCCTGTAACCGTCTGGAGAACATGGCTGAGAGCATCCAGGGCCTGGTCCAGCTGAAGATCCTGATTGTGGAGGGCAACAGCCTAAACGCACTGCCTAAGGCCCTGTGCTGCCTGGTCCAGCTCGAGCTGCTGAACCTGGACTTCAACCAACTGAAAGACGTTCCTCAGGAGATGCACCAGCTGTTCCGACTGGAGAGGCTGGCCTGTCACCCCCTGGATAAGggcctccacatcctccacaaCCCCCTGCTAAAGCCCATCAAGGAGGTTCTGGAGGgtggtctctctgctctgtacaACTACCTACGTGCTACCTGA